The genomic DNA AGGATCAGGAAAGCCGGAGAGTAGAATTGCATACCAGCAAGTTCAGTTGGTTGCCCGATCTGAATGCCAATGTCGGACAGAACTTCGACTTTGGACGTTCTCCTTCCAAATCAGGTGTGATTGTGGATCAGAACTCGGCTAATACTTCGGCATCTGTCTCTTTGAGCATGCCGATATTCGACGGCTTGCGTATTCCCAACGATATCGCTGCCCGCAAGCTGGACTTGAAAGCGGCTGTCGAGACTTTGAATAAGGCGAAGGAAGACTTGTCGATTAATGTTGCTTCCTACTATTTGCAGGTTTTGTATAATAAGGAAGTCCAAAAGATTGCCGAGTTGCAGGTTGCGCTGAGCAATGAGCAGGTCGTGAAAACCGAAGCATTGGTAAAGAACGGGAAGGTTCCCCTTTCCCAGTTATACGATATGAAAGCGCAGCTAGCGAAGGACGAAGTCTCGCTGACCGAAGCGCGTAACAATGTGAAACTGGCATTGCTCGACTTGACGCAAAGCCTCGAACTGGAACGCGACGGTGAAAATTTCGATATCGTAGTCCCTGAAATAGAAGATGCGGTTGAACAGTATATGGGCAGCATCCTTCCTCCGGACAATGTCTATGATCATGCTGTCGCTTTCAAGCCGCAGATCAAGGAGCAGGAATTTCTCTTGGAAAGCCAGAAGAAAATGCTGAAAGTGGCTCGGGCAGGTTATTATCCGAAACTGAATTTCGGCGCCAGCTACAGCAACGGCTATTACCATTATTCCGGTGATGGCGAATATACGAATCTTCCTTTCAGCGACCAGTTGAAGAATAACGGGCGTAAGACGATCGGGTTCAGCTTGAGTATCCCGCTGTTCAACCGCTTTCAGGTTCGTAACAGTGTCCGCT from Parabacteroides merdae ATCC 43184 includes the following:
- a CDS encoding TolC family protein, coding for MRSQLIIATTLFLSGTFAWGQELSKRWSLEECIRYAIEHNIDLKQKEQDQESRRVELHTSKFSWLPDLNANVGQNFDFGRSPSKSGVIVDQNSANTSASVSLSMPIFDGLRIPNDIAARKLDLKAAVETLNKAKEDLSINVASYYLQVLYNKEVQKIAELQVALSNEQVVKTEALVKNGKVPLSQLYDMKAQLAKDEVSLTEARNNVKLALLDLTQSLELERDGENFDIVVPEIEDAVEQYMGSILPPDNVYDHAVAFKPQIKEQEFLLESQKKMLKVARAGYYPKLNFGASYSNGYYHYSGDGEYTNLPFSDQLKNNGRKTIGFSLSIPLFNRFQVRNSVRSARINIRNRELMMENTKKVLYKEIQQAYYNATAAQEKYTASDKSVLASKEAFSYAEDRYAAGKSTVFEYSEAKTKYAQSLSEQAQAKYDFIFRTKILDFYNGTPITL